The following are encoded in a window of Arctopsyche grandis isolate Sample6627 chromosome 4, ASM5162203v2, whole genome shotgun sequence genomic DNA:
- the LOC143911258 gene encoding luciferin 4-monooxygenase-like isoform X1 — translation MPAGEVANVIRGPADPHIPDFSSFAQFLHQRLSAGDNAIAQICNATGEKVSYRQIQEKSIKLAIALQKLGINKGDVVSISSENRFEFTITAIAIMSIGAISAPLNILYTEHELIHAMGISKPKLIFCSPLTAQKIMTVMKDVPSLQKLICYGNNKPNPSITLYKDLFDQVSDTSKFELAKVDIYKQPLIILCSSGTTGLAKGVALSHHNFLLVSSHLKRLLIDVNSPDDCLLSLIPWFHAYGFITHVVLLALKIRYVFMVKFEEVAFLSAIQNHKVTITMLVPPLLVFLAKHPLVDKYNLSSLKELWCGAAPLAKETQIAVQKRIGVKRIQQGYGMTETTLAVLHNGNSEVKPGSCGLVVPGTTAKVVDLQTGESLGPYKEGELCFKGPLMMLGYVGDTASTQNIYDSEGWLHTGDVGYFDKDQYFYVVDRIKELIKYKGFQVPPAEIEAILLECSAVRDVGVVGLPDERAGELPIAFVVIQPGAKVTEKDLIKFVADRVSVPKQLHGGVRFVKEIPKNPSGKILRRELRELLKQTPTSKL, via the exons ATGCCGGCAGGTGAAGTCGCGAATGTTATCCGGGGTCCAGCAGACCCTCATATTCCTGACTTCTCTTCCTTTGCCCAGTTTCTTCATCAGCGACTGTCAGCTGGAGACAATGCCATAGCCCAG ATATGTAACGCCACTGGAGAGAAAGTTTCGTACCGTCAAATTCAAGAGAAGAGTATTAAACTTGCGATAGCTCTGCAGAAGCTCGGTATCAATAAAGGAGATGTCGTCAGTATATCGAGTGAAAATCGATTTGAGTTCACCATCACTGCTATTGCTATCATGTCCATCGGAGCTATATCtgctcctttgaatatcttatACACAGAAC atgaACTAATTCACGCTATGGGCATTTCGAAGCCAAAGTTGATATTCTGTTCTCCGCTGACGGCTCAGAAGATAATGACCGTCATGAAAGACGTACCATCCTTACAGAAGCTAATATGTTACGGAAACAACAAACCAAATCCTTCAATCACCCTATACAAAGACTTGTTCGATCAAGTCAGTGATACATCCAAGTTTGAATTGGCCAAAGTTGACATCTACAAACAGCCCCTTATTATATTGTGTTCATCTGGTACAACCGGGTTGGCGAAAGGAGTCGCTTTATCGCATCACAATTTCTTGTTGGTTTCTTCGCATTTGAA ACGGCTGCTAATTGACGTTAATTCACCTGATGATTGTCTGCTATCACTGATACCGTGGTTCCACGCTTATGGTTTTATAACGCATGTGGTTTTGCTAGCTTTAAAAATACGATACGtgtttatggtcaaatttgaagAAGTTGCATTTTTAAGTGCAATACAAAACCAtaag GTTACAATAACAATGTTGGTGCCTCCTTTATTAGTTTTCTTGGCTAAACATCCATTGGTTGATAAATACAATTTGAGCAGTCTGAAAGAATTGTGGTGTGGGGCTGCACCATTAGCCAAAGAGACCCAAATCGCTGTTCAAAAACGAATTGGTGTAAAAAGAATTCAACAAGGCTATGGTATGACAGAAACCACGCTGGCAGTTTTACACAATGGTAATAGCGAAGTTAAACCAGGTTCTTGTGGGCTCGTCGTTCCTGGAACGACAGCTAAg gttgTCGATTTGCAAACAGGAGAATCCCTAGGACCATACAAGGAAGGTGAACTCTGTTTCAAAGGTCCCCTTATGATGTTAGGTTACGTTGGCGATACAGCTTCGACTCAAAACATCTACGATTCTGAAGGGTGGTTGCACACTGGTGATGTGGGGTATTTTGACAAAGACCAGTATTTCTATGTTGTCGATAGAATAAAGGAACTCATTAAATATAAAGGATTTCAG GTTCCACCTGCTGAAATTGAAGCCATTCTTTTAGAATGTTCAGCAGTCAGAGATGTCGGGGTTGTTGGATTGCCAGATGAAAGGGCGGGAGAACTTCCAATAGCTTTCGTTGTTATTCAACCTGGTGCCAAAGTAACTGAAAAAGATTTAATTAAGTTTGTAGCTGATCGAGTGTCTGTGCCAAAGCAGTTACACGGTGGTGTCCGTTTTGTTAAGGAAATACCCAAAAATCCAAGCGGAAAGATATTGAGACGTGAGCTAAGAGAGCTGTTGAAGCAAACACCTACATCAAAgttgtaa
- the LOC143911258 gene encoding luciferin 4-monooxygenase-like isoform X2, whose translation MSIGAISAPLNILYTEHELIHAMGISKPKLIFCSPLTAQKIMTVMKDVPSLQKLICYGNNKPNPSITLYKDLFDQVSDTSKFELAKVDIYKQPLIILCSSGTTGLAKGVALSHHNFLLVSSHLKRLLIDVNSPDDCLLSLIPWFHAYGFITHVVLLALKIRYVFMVKFEEVAFLSAIQNHKVTITMLVPPLLVFLAKHPLVDKYNLSSLKELWCGAAPLAKETQIAVQKRIGVKRIQQGYGMTETTLAVLHNGNSEVKPGSCGLVVPGTTAKVVDLQTGESLGPYKEGELCFKGPLMMLGYVGDTASTQNIYDSEGWLHTGDVGYFDKDQYFYVVDRIKELIKYKGFQVPPAEIEAILLECSAVRDVGVVGLPDERAGELPIAFVVIQPGAKVTEKDLIKFVADRVSVPKQLHGGVRFVKEIPKNPSGKILRRELRELLKQTPTSKL comes from the exons ATGTCCATCGGAGCTATATCtgctcctttgaatatcttatACACAGAAC atgaACTAATTCACGCTATGGGCATTTCGAAGCCAAAGTTGATATTCTGTTCTCCGCTGACGGCTCAGAAGATAATGACCGTCATGAAAGACGTACCATCCTTACAGAAGCTAATATGTTACGGAAACAACAAACCAAATCCTTCAATCACCCTATACAAAGACTTGTTCGATCAAGTCAGTGATACATCCAAGTTTGAATTGGCCAAAGTTGACATCTACAAACAGCCCCTTATTATATTGTGTTCATCTGGTACAACCGGGTTGGCGAAAGGAGTCGCTTTATCGCATCACAATTTCTTGTTGGTTTCTTCGCATTTGAA ACGGCTGCTAATTGACGTTAATTCACCTGATGATTGTCTGCTATCACTGATACCGTGGTTCCACGCTTATGGTTTTATAACGCATGTGGTTTTGCTAGCTTTAAAAATACGATACGtgtttatggtcaaatttgaagAAGTTGCATTTTTAAGTGCAATACAAAACCAtaag GTTACAATAACAATGTTGGTGCCTCCTTTATTAGTTTTCTTGGCTAAACATCCATTGGTTGATAAATACAATTTGAGCAGTCTGAAAGAATTGTGGTGTGGGGCTGCACCATTAGCCAAAGAGACCCAAATCGCTGTTCAAAAACGAATTGGTGTAAAAAGAATTCAACAAGGCTATGGTATGACAGAAACCACGCTGGCAGTTTTACACAATGGTAATAGCGAAGTTAAACCAGGTTCTTGTGGGCTCGTCGTTCCTGGAACGACAGCTAAg gttgTCGATTTGCAAACAGGAGAATCCCTAGGACCATACAAGGAAGGTGAACTCTGTTTCAAAGGTCCCCTTATGATGTTAGGTTACGTTGGCGATACAGCTTCGACTCAAAACATCTACGATTCTGAAGGGTGGTTGCACACTGGTGATGTGGGGTATTTTGACAAAGACCAGTATTTCTATGTTGTCGATAGAATAAAGGAACTCATTAAATATAAAGGATTTCAG GTTCCACCTGCTGAAATTGAAGCCATTCTTTTAGAATGTTCAGCAGTCAGAGATGTCGGGGTTGTTGGATTGCCAGATGAAAGGGCGGGAGAACTTCCAATAGCTTTCGTTGTTATTCAACCTGGTGCCAAAGTAACTGAAAAAGATTTAATTAAGTTTGTAGCTGATCGAGTGTCTGTGCCAAAGCAGTTACACGGTGGTGTCCGTTTTGTTAAGGAAATACCCAAAAATCCAAGCGGAAAGATATTGAGACGTGAGCTAAGAGAGCTGTTGAAGCAAACACCTACATCAAAgttgtaa
- the PolE1 gene encoding DNA polymerase epsilon catalytic subunit 1: protein MVLRNTGRYFRSAAPENEPSTSNNSGYREDSSESRISIALENDRIDSKYGFDRVRDHLERTGFLLNMHSTEILDEDKRLVAAMDYYFMKMDGTRFKISLAFQPYFFIAARKECEQEVILFLSKKFAGTIAKIETIEKEDLDLPNHLSNLRQNYIKLSFMSVNEMIKVRKELLTAANKNKEREKTDTIYTEMLANAMTSSAALEHAKKTTDHMENIIDIREHDVPYHVRVSIDMKIFCGLWYTIKSRGSGTEPPLITKRDDILERPDPIVLAFDIETTKLPLKFPDSQTDQIMMISYMIDGQGYLITNREIISSDIEDFEFTPKPEFEGFFTIFNEPNEMSLIQKFFDHILDIRPHIFVTYNGDFFDWPFIETRAQTHGLNMHREIGFSKNNSRDGTYLSRPAMHMDCLCWVKRDSYLPVGSQGLKAVAKAKLRYDPVELDPEDMCKMATEQPEVLANYSVSDAVATYYLYMKYVHPFIFALCTIIPQEPDEVLRKGSGTLCESLLMVEAFHANIIFPNKQIEELNKLTPDGHLLEQETYVGGHVEALESGVFRADIPCRFRLVPEAFDKLIKSIPNVMKHAIEVEENVSLDLVTNFDEICSEIKIKLETLRDHPNRLENPVIYHLDVGAMYPNIILTNRLQPSAMVNSSICAVCDHNRPGATCQRDMEWVWRGDYMPATRNEYQRIQQQLEIEKFPSLHPGGAPRPFHVLPKEDQAAYEKKRLADYCRVAYRKTKITKEEVKTTTICQKENSFYVDTVRAFRDRRYEYKALNKQAKQKVTEAIASGNAGDVKLAKSCEVLYDSLQLAHKCILNSFYGYVMRRGARWHSMEMAGIVCYTGAHIIMKAREIIEQVGRPLELDTDGIWCVLPASFPETFTVLSEHPKKKTIHVSYPNAILNAMVKDHFTNDQYHELEDRATTTYSQRSENSIFFEVDGPYLGMVLPASKEEGKRLKKRYAVFNFDGSLAELKGFEVKRRGELQIIKIFQSSVFEAFLRGDTLETCYASVAKVADYWLDVLFSKGGNMVDAELFELISENRSMSKKLEEYGAQKSTSISTAKRLAEFLGDQMVKDAGLACKFIISRKPEGAPVTERAVPLAIFQSDPSIKRHYLRRWLKDNSINDDINIRDVLDWDYYIERLSGTIQKIITIPAAMQGIANPVSRVKHPDWLHKKMLEKNDVLKQRKISELFSSKPKATNDFQTENNSENTINDIEDIGQHPGNSSTFIKPIIATVKRKRKPSNEEDQSLKYSTWREALGPPPPFGTTKAERLAWIVFQKKKWSWQIAKRGRGSGNKKGKRSFVNNAIETDEYIAPIQNHAPSSTLGGFLKRAQRVLLDTPWQIIQVMESGEPGMFRLWALVGTELHQLRLTVPRVFYVNQRVNREQESSTLWKKCNRILPRGRPVLNLYQYSISEELYRQHEEDLMGELSAPEIEGIYETQLSLEFKILVQLGCICTVDRQEARKLASQNNNVDSFTLNQLQFKSIAYQPYLPKINGAPALKHIFLYQHVGVGSNRAMWSLCLGPTKRSYIFVLDTVKTNQMPNMNTLFNVERTSKINSGTSESQLPPSDMTFEVVFETNVKQIYRLIQRALQDYREDHKGPTFCAVQSTYSISTLLTFMPGLGEFPLVPIYVRDVDTLYGALEWQRLGARAIVRHYLNLDSVIDMTIEQCRYFHLPLGNMPADPTLFGTDLFFARHLIKHNFVLWCSDMDRPDLGGREIDDNRLVSETEELGANTHCASGAYSNVCVELEIDSLAVCALMQASQILQIEGTSVATSFGAQLQPLIPDSISANTFLNYDESAQCSAVFKVLRTMISTWLRDVAAYKNVFADFQLTHFYRWLRTPTCLLYDPALRRTLHNLMKKLFLQLIAEFKRLGSQIVFANFNKIILSTKKKSISDAIGYVEFVVQSIRNKEIFHGIEISYKQCWSYLLWLDLANNAGIKGKLPRGLTEVGESKSVNNTQIENSQEVEEESSIEMNWNLMEYLPMLVREQFAGSVAGFVSVAHTQPEDILTLVRGEISQKLFQIVEKIHTKSSSVKTANDGSLMSIYFENQTEHRNPALEFINALCKVFYLATELTDEVDLLRRNLLKLIGIGEFSEAAVWRDPCASFTLCEVICKVCNHCRDIDMCKDNHRDIEGNRPVCLCPVCGTAYENAELEHRLLEALNKKTMSFILQDLICGRCHQVKRENLANVCTCAGDFKLMLSRKDIVTTLKTFKIISEYFKMPLLYEAVLFNLQTIQ from the exons ATGGTGTTACGGAATACAGGTCGCTACTTTCGGTCCGCGGCGCCGGAAAATGAACCTTCGACGAGTAATAACTCAGGATATCG AGAGGATTCTTCGGAATCGAGAATTTCCATAGCTCTAGAAAATGATAGGATCGATTCAAAATATGGCTTCGATCGAGTGCGAGATCATCTTGAGCGAACTGGATTTCTTCTTAACATGCATTcc ACCGAAATTCTCGACGAAGACAAGAGGCTGGTTGCAGCCATGGATTATTACTTCATGAAAATGGATGGAACAAGATTTAAAATTTCACTGGCTTTTcaaccatatttttttatagctgCGAGAAAAGAGTGTGAACAAGAAGTTATACTATTTCTAAGTAAAAAATTTGCCGGTACGATAGCCAAAATAGAAACAATCGAAAAGGAAGATCTTGATTTG CCCAACCACTTATCCAATTTGAggcaaaattatattaaattatcttttatGTCAGTAAATGAAATGATTAAAGTGCGAAAAGAGCTTTTAACTGcagctaataaaaataaagaacggGAAAAAACTGATACAATCTATACAGAAATGTTAGCTAACGCTATGACTAGTTCTGCTGCTTTGGAACATGCTAAAAAAACTACAGATCACATGGAAAATATCATTGATATTCG aGAACACGATGTTCCCTATCATGTCAGAGTTTCCattgatatgaaaatattcTGTGGATTATGGTATACAATTAAATCACGCGGTTCCGGTACTGAACCTCCCCTGATTACGAAACGTGACGATATTTTAGAGAGACCTGATCCAATCGTTTTAGCCTTTGACATTGAAACGACGAAACTGCCACTTAAATTTCCTGACTCTCAAACTGATCAAATTATGATGATTTCATACATGATTGATGGACAAGGATACCTAATTACAAATAGAGAAATCATATCAAGCGACATTGAAGATTTCGAATTCACTCCCAAACCTGAATTCGAAGG aTTCTTCACGATCTTCAATGAACCAAATGAAATGTCTCTTATACAAAAATTCTTTGATCATATTTTAGACATCAGACCACACATATTCGTAACATacaatg ggGATTTTTTCGATTGGCCATTTATTGAAACTCGTGCCCAAACCCACGGTTTAAATATGCATAGAGAAATTGGTTTCTCTAAAAACAATTCCAGAGACGGTACATATCTCAGTAGGCCTGCAATGCATATGGATTGCTTatg ttGGGTCAAAAGAGACTCTTATTTGCCCGTTGGATCTCAAGGCTTGAAAGCCGTAGCTAAAGCTAAGCTCAGATATGATCCTGTTGAACTGGATCCTGAAGATATGTGTAAAATGGCTACAGAACAACCCGAG gtCCTTGCTAATTATTCTGTGTCTGATGCTGTTGCTACATATTacttatatatgaaatatgttcATCCATTCATATTTGCTTTGTGTACTATAATTCCTCAAGAGCCTGATGAA GTTTTGCGAAAAGGTTCAGGAACTCTTTGTGAATCTCTTCTAATGGTTGAAGCTTTTCATGCGAATATAATTTTTCCTAACAAACAAATCGAGGAATTGAATAAACTCACACCAGATGGCCATCTATTGGAGCAAGAGACCTATGTTGGTGGTCATGTTGAAGCCTTAGAATCTGGGGTTTTTCGAGCTGATATTCCATGCCGATTTCGCCTAGTTCCAGAGGCGTTTGACAAATTGATTAAATCCATACCAAATGTTATGAAACATGCTATCGAAGTTGAAGAAAACGTTTCATTGGATTTGGTAACGAATTTCGATGAAATTTGCtctgaaattaaaatcaaattggaAACATTGAGAGATCACCCAAATCGATTAGAAAATCCAGTCATATATCATTTGGATGTTGGTgctatgtatcctaatattattttaactaaTCG ATTACAGCCATCAGCAATGGTTAATTCTAGTATTTGTGCAGTGTGTGATCATAATCGTCCTGGTGCGACTTGCCAAAGAGACATGGAATGGGTTTGGAGAGGAGATTACA TGCCCGCTACTAGAAATGAATACCAACGAATTCAACAACAGTTGGAGATCGAAAAATTTCCATCTCTTCATCCAGGCGGTGCACCAAGACCCTTTCATGTTCTGCCCAAAGAAgatcaa GCAGCTTACGAAAAGAAACGATTGGCTGATTACTGCCGAGTGGCTTACAGAAAGACGAAAATAACTAAAGAAGAAGTGAAAACCACTACAATATGTCAAAAGGAAAATTCTTTCTATGTCGACACTGTGCGAGCTTTCCGAGATAGACGATATGAATACAAAGCGCTCAATAAACAAGCTAAGCAAAAAGTTACAGAAGCCATTGCTTCTGGCAATGCTGGTGATGTAAAATTAGCTAAAAGTTGTGAAGTTTTGTACGATTCCCTTCAATTAGCtcacaaatgtattttaaattcgtTTTATGGTTACGTCATGAGACGAGG TGCTCGTTGGCATAGCATGGAAATGGCAGGGATCGTTTGTTATACTGGAGCTCATATAATTATGAAAGCTCGTGAAATAATAGAACAAGTCGGTCGTCCATTAGAATTAGATACTGATGGAATATGGTGCGTACTTCCAGCATCGTTCCCTGAAACGTTTACTGTGCTGTCTGAACATCCAAAGAAGAAAACCATTCATGTTTCATATCCCAATGCCATATTGAATGCCATGGTTaaa GATCACTTTACAAACGATCAATATCATGAATTGGAAGATCGTGCCACTACGACATATAGTCAAAGATCTGAAAATTCTATATTCTTCGAAGTCGACGGTCCCTATTTGGGAATGGTGCTACCTGCATCCAAAGAAGAAGGCAAAAGGTTGAAAAAACGATATGCTGTTTTCAACTTTGACGGATCATTGGCCGAATTGAAGGGATTTGAAGTGAAACGACGTGGAGAACTACAAAtcatcaaaatatttcaatcatcaGTATTTGAAGCTTTCCTGCGGGGCGACACTCTCGAAACTTGCTATGCTTCTGTCGCCAAAGTCGCCGATTATTGGCTCGACGTTTTATTCAGCAAAGGTGGTAATATGGTCGACGCTGAACTATTTGAACTTATATCCGAAAACAGGTCCATGTCAAAAAAACTCGAAGAGTATGGCGCTCAAAAATCCACATCTATATCAACTGCGAAACGATTGGCCGAATTCCTTGGGGATCAGATGGTCAAAGATGCTGGCTTGGCGTGCAAGTTTATAATATCTCGCAAGCCAGAAGGTGCTCCAGTTACCGAACGAGCTGTACCCTTAGCCATATTTCAGTCAGACCCATCCATCAAACGACATTATTTGCGACGCTGGCTCAAAGACAATTCAATCAATGATGATATCAACATTCGAGATGTGCTTGATTGGGATTATTATATAGAGCGGTTGAGTGGTACTATACAAAAAATTATCACAATTCCAGCAGCAATGCAAGGC atagcAAATCCAGTTAGTCGAGTAAAACATCCTGATtggttacataaaaaaatgctagAGAAAAATGATGTTTTGAAACAACGGAAAATTAGTGAATTATTCTCTTCAAAACCAAAGGCCACAAATGATTTTCAAACAGAAAATAATAGCGAAAAtact ataaacgACATTGAAGATATCGGCCAGCATCCTGGAAACTCTTCTACATTTATCAAGCCCATCATTGCAACAGTTAAACGAAAACGTAAACCATCTAATGAGGAAGATCAATCACTCAAATATTCGACTTGGAGAGAAGCACTTGGACCACCACCTCCATTTGGAACCACTAAG GCTGAAAGACTCGCTTGGATTGTTTTCCAAAAGAAGAAATGGTCTTGGCAAATAGCAAAGAGGGGTCGCGGTAGTGGAAATAAAAAAG GCAAACGATCCTTTGTGAATAATGCTATTGAAACCGATGAATACATCGCACCAATTCAAAATCACGCTCCCTCTAGTACGCTGGGAGGATTCTTAAAAAGAGCTCAAAGAGTCTTATTAGATACACCATGGCAAATTATTCAa gtAATGGAAAGTGGTGAACCAGGAATGTTTCGTCTTTGGGCTTTGGTAGGCACCGAGTTGCATCAACTTCGATTGACCGTGCCTCGAGTTTTCTATGTAAATCAACGTGTCAATCGTGAACAAGAATCAAGCACTTTATGGAAGAAATGTAATCGGATACTTCCGAGGGGTCGACCAGTGTtgaatttatatcaatattcaATTTCTGAAGAACTATATAGGCAACACGAAGA agaTTTGATGGGTGAACTGTCAGCACCAGAAATTGAAGGTATATACGAGACTCAACTGAGCttagaatttaaaattcttgtACAATTAGGTTGTATATGTACTGTGGATAGACAAGAAGCAAGAAA actAGCATCGCAAAACAATAATGTGGACAGTTTTACACTCAATCAATTGCAGTTTAAAAGTATAGCATATCAACCATATCTACCAAAAATT AATGGTGCACCGGCTTTGAAACACATATTTCTTTATCAACACGTCGGTGTCGGTTCAAACAGAGCAATGTGGTCTTTGTGTTTAGGCCCAACAAAACGGTCTTACATATTCGTACTAGACACGGTTAAGACGAATCAAATGCCTAATATGAATACACTATTCAACGTTGAGCGCACATCAAA AATAAACAGTGGCACAAGTGAATCTCAATTACCCCCATCAGACATGACATTTGAAGTAGTTTTCGAAACAAACGTGAAGCAAATATACCGTCTGATTCAGAGGGCGTTGCAGGATTACAGAGAAGATCATAAAGGCCCGACGTTCTGCGCTGTTCAATCTACTTATTCCATTTCGACGTTGCTGACATTCATGCCTG GATTGGGAGAATTTCCTTTGGTACCGATTTACGTGCGAGATGTTGATACATTGTATGGAGCGTTGGAGTGGCAACGATTAGGCGCTAGAGCCATCGTTcgacattatttaaatttggatTCTGTTATAGATATGACCATAGAGCAGTGTAG atattttcatTTACCGTTGGGTAATATGCCGGCAGATCCAACCCTATTTGGTACCGATTTATTTTTTGCACGACATTTAATCAAACACAATTTCGTCTTATGGTGTTCCGACATGGATAGGCCGGATCTTGGTGGTCGAGAAATTGACGACAACCG ACTAGTAAGTGAAACTGAAGAACTTGGAGCGAATACTCACTGCGCAAGTGGTGCATATTCTAATGTTTGTGTTGAATTGGAAATCGATTCCTTAGCAGTGTGTGCTCTGATGCAGGCATCgcaaatattacaaattgaaGGAACCAGCGTTGCAACATCTTTCGGTGCCCAACTGCAACCTCTCATTCCGGATTCAATCA GTGCCAATACTTTTTTAAACTATGACGAGTCGGCCCAATGTAGTGCCGTTTTTAAAGTTCTTCGTACAATGATCAGCACGTGGCTCAGAGATGTTGCTGCTTATAAGAATGTCTTTGCCGATTTTCAACTGACGCATTTCTAtag GTGGTTGCGTACTCCTACGTGCCTTCTTTACGATCCAGCTCTACGTCGGACTTTGCACAATCTaatgaaaaaactttttttgcaaCTTATTGCCGAATTTAAACGTCTAGGTTCACAAATCGTCTTCGCAAATTTTAACAAGATTATTCTCtctacgaaaaaaaaatctatctcGGACGCTATtg GTTATGTTGAATTTGTTGTACAGAGCATTAGAAATAAAGAAATTTTCCATGGAATTGAAATATCATATAAACAATGCTGGTCATATTTATTATGGTTAGATCTTGCTAACAATGCTGGAATAAAG GGAAAACTACCGAGAGGTTTAACCGAAGTTGGGGAGTCTAAATCAGTTAATAATACTCAAATTGAAAATTCTCAAGAAGTAGAAGAAGAG TCTTCAATTGAAATGAATTGGAATCTCATGGAGTATTTACCGATGCTGGTCCGAGAACAATTCGCTGGATCTGTCGCAGGGTTTGTGAGTGTTGCTCATACTCAACCAGAAGATATTCTTACACTCGTCAGAGGCGAAATATCGCAAAAATTATTCCA GATAGTAGAAAAAATTCACACGAAATCGTCATCAGTGAAAACAGCAAATGATGGAAGTCTTATGAGTATATATTTCGAAAATCAAACTGAACATAGAAACCCAGCTCTCGAATTCATTAACGCGCTGTGTAAAGTCTTCTATTTAGCAACTGAATTAACTGACGAG GTGGATCTTCTTCGACGAAATCTCCTCAAACTGATCGGCATCGGAGAATTCAGCGAGGCAGCAGTCTGGCGAGATCCGTGCGCTTCGTTCACTCTCTGTGAAGTTATATGCAAGGTTTGCAATCACTGTCGAGACATTGATATGTGCAAGGACAATCACCGAGACATAGAAGGCAATCG ACCGGTTTGCCTTTGTCCCGTCTGTGGAACAGCATACGAGAACGCTGAGTTAGAACATCGTCTGCTCGAAGCTCTCAATAAAAAAACTATGTCTTTCATATTACAAGATTTAATATGTGGCCGTTGTCATcaa GTGAAAAGGGAGAATTTAGCCAACGTGTGTACCTGTGCTGGTGACTTCAAACTGATGCTGTCAAGGAAAGATATTGTCACCACATTAAAAACGTTTAAAATCATCTCCGAATACTTCAAAATGCCCCTTTTGTATGAAGCAGTTTTGTTCAATTTGCAGACCATTCAatga